From [Clostridium] symbiosum, a single genomic window includes:
- a CDS encoding type II secretion system F family protein, giving the protein MANYRYHVITPAGKEKRGNITASDRPHAIAVLKNDGNTVISIDPPSIWDKEFELPFLNPGVKPRDMSIFCRQFVTLTESGISIVRAMEMLEEQTVNKLLKEAIRETRASVEKGDTLAGSMRHHEKVFPPMFVNLVQAGEEAGKLSLSFERMASHYEKTAKLNNIIKKAMIYPIILSVVALIVIIVMLVYIVPMYSAMFADMDAELPAITRAVVGMSDFVTSYWYIIIIGIFAVVMGLRAYGGTETGDYVYSNLVLRIPLVGKLKKKTACAQFSRNLSTLLGAGVPIIDALEITAKTMDNTVYRLAVSDAREQVARGIQLSVPLRESGVFPSMVYHMVGIGEETGGLDNMLDKVAEYYEEEVTAATEQAAAALEPLVIVFMAFIVIAIIAAVFTPMLTMYSSVDNL; this is encoded by the coding sequence ATGGCGAATTACCGTTATCACGTTATCACCCCGGCGGGGAAGGAAAAGAGAGGAAATATCACGGCGTCCGACAGGCCCCACGCAATTGCGGTCTTAAAGAACGACGGAAACACCGTAATTTCCATCGATCCTCCCAGTATCTGGGATAAAGAATTTGAACTGCCGTTTTTAAATCCGGGTGTGAAACCCAGGGATATGAGTATCTTCTGCCGCCAGTTCGTCACACTGACCGAATCCGGCATCAGCATTGTGCGTGCGATGGAGATGCTGGAGGAGCAGACGGTCAACAAACTGCTCAAAGAAGCAATCCGTGAGACCAGAGCCTCCGTGGAAAAGGGAGACACACTGGCCGGGAGCATGCGGCATCACGAAAAAGTATTTCCTCCGATGTTCGTCAACCTGGTTCAGGCCGGGGAGGAAGCGGGAAAACTGTCCCTGTCCTTTGAGAGGATGGCCTCCCACTATGAGAAGACGGCAAAACTCAATAATATCATTAAAAAAGCAATGATTTACCCGATTATCCTGTCGGTAGTGGCGCTGATTGTCATTATCGTCATGCTAGTCTATATCGTTCCAATGTACTCCGCGATGTTTGCGGATATGGATGCCGAGCTGCCTGCGATTACAAGGGCAGTTGTGGGAATGAGTGATTTTGTGACTAGTTACTGGTATATTATAATAATAGGCATTTTTGCCGTGGTCATGGGACTGAGGGCATACGGAGGCACGGAGACCGGCGATTATGTCTACTCCAATCTGGTGCTCAGAATCCCGCTGGTCGGAAAACTGAAAAAGAAGACGGCCTGCGCCCAGTTTTCCAGAAACCTAAGCACCTTACTCGGTGCAGGCGTGCCAATCATCGACGCCCTGGAAATCACGGCGAAAACAATGGACAATACCGTATACCGCCTGGCGGTCAGCGATGCCAGAGAACAGGTGGCCCGCGGAATCCAGCTCTCCGTACCGCTGCGAGAGAGCGGTGTCTTTCCTTCCATGGTATATCACATGGTGGGAATCGGCGAGGAAACAGGCGGCCTTGACAATATGCTCGACAAGGTGGCGGAGTACTATGAGGAAGAGGTAACAGCCGCAACTGAACAGGCCGCGGCCGCATTGGAACCGCTTGTTATCGTGTTTATGGCCTTTATTGTAATTGCTATTATTGCAGCTGTGTTCACACCGATGCTTACTATGTACAGTAGCGTGGATAATCTGTAG
- a CDS encoding prepilin peptidase produces the protein MEVNALVINNDMYIFIIFLFAITIGSFLNVCIYRIPKGEDVVHTNSHCMNCGYKLAWYDLIPIFSWLFLRGRCRKCGEKISVQYPLIELANGLLWVGLIYKNGLTVTGLCYCIAASSLLVLSVIDWRTFEIPMGCNIVIGIAGLVNLWFNRQDWLTYGIGFVCVSGLLLLILLLSRGRAMGGGDVKLMAAAGLLLGWQNVILAFACGCILGSVIHLALMKIQRKERMLAFGPYLSMGIWFSMMWGQELIQWYIGQFIN, from the coding sequence ATGGAAGTAAATGCTCTTGTTATAAACAATGATATGTACATTTTCATTATTTTCCTCTTCGCCATCACCATCGGCAGTTTCCTCAACGTCTGCATCTACCGCATCCCCAAAGGTGAGGACGTCGTCCACACCAATTCCCACTGCATGAACTGCGGCTACAAACTGGCATGGTATGATTTAATTCCCATATTCAGCTGGCTGTTCCTGCGTGGACGGTGCAGGAAATGCGGAGAGAAAATATCGGTTCAATATCCCCTCATAGAACTGGCTAATGGCCTGCTATGGGTAGGATTGATTTATAAAAACGGTCTTACAGTAACGGGGCTCTGCTACTGTATTGCCGCCTCATCCCTGCTGGTATTAAGCGTCATAGACTGGCGTACCTTTGAAATACCGATGGGATGCAATATTGTGATTGGAATTGCCGGTCTGGTGAACCTCTGGTTTAACCGGCAGGACTGGCTTACATATGGGATAGGGTTTGTCTGCGTCAGCGGACTGCTCCTTCTGATTCTGCTCCTGAGCAGGGGCAGGGCCATGGGAGGCGGTGATGTGAAGCTGATGGCGGCGGCCGGTCTTCTGCTGGGGTGGCAGAATGTCATCCTGGCTTTTGCATGCGGCTGTATTCTGGGTTCTGTGATTCATCTGGCTTTGATGAAGATACAGAGAAAAGAACGCATGCTGGCATTTGGCCCCTATTTGTCCATGGGAATCTGGTTTTCCATGATGTGGGGGCAGGAGCTGATCCAGTGGTATATCGGGCAGTTCATAAATTGA
- a CDS encoding glycerol-3-phosphate responsive antiterminator — protein MRNAFNDILIDCPVIAAVKDDEGLKKCLESESQIVFILYGDLIRIPQMVKMIKDAGKLAMVHIDLVAGLSGKEVAVDFIKQETMADGIISTKMAIVKRAKELGLVTVFRFFVIDSMAFDNIRKQYHAVQPDVVEILPGLMPKIITKVSKLVSCPVIAGGLIADKADIIGAIEAGATAISSTNQKTWFI, from the coding sequence ATGCGGAATGCATTTAACGATATACTAATCGATTGTCCGGTAATTGCGGCGGTCAAGGATGATGAGGGGCTTAAGAAGTGCCTTGAATCGGAAAGTCAGATAGTGTTTATTCTCTATGGGGATCTGATCAGGATTCCCCAGATGGTGAAGATGATAAAGGATGCCGGGAAGCTGGCGATGGTACATATTGATCTGGTCGCGGGCCTTTCGGGCAAAGAAGTGGCGGTGGACTTTATAAAACAGGAGACAATGGCGGATGGAATTATTTCCACCAAGATGGCGATTGTCAAGCGTGCGAAGGAGCTGGGATTGGTCACGGTGTTCCGTTTCTTCGTCATTGATTCCATGGCGTTTGACAATATCAGGAAACAGTACCATGCCGTGCAGCCTGATGTGGTGGAGATTCTTCCGGGGCTGATGCCGAAGATCATCACGAAAGTGTCAAAACTCGTTTCATGTCCCGTCATTGCAGGCGGGCTGATTGCGGACAAAGCCGATATCATCGGGGCAATCGAAGCGGGGGCCACGGCCATCTCTTCCACCAATCAGAAGACCTGGTTTATCTGA
- a CDS encoding prepilin-type N-terminal cleavage/methylation domain-containing protein encodes MNKKKNNKGFSLIELIIAIAILIILTGLLAPQFMKYIEKSREAKDMQTLDTVYTVMQGALADEKAYTDFVAQTSGDSGKLKDIDKGMKFESLLADASACDYTKEIKNLLGTSSNVKLTSKKAGANAVVCVQVIYKPAGDAADLATADTLAITVYAGDKDAKPIKGLDVVGAPYTTTP; translated from the coding sequence ATGAACAAGAAAAAGAATAACAAAGGTTTCTCGTTGATCGAGCTGATCATTGCGATCGCGATTCTGATCATTTTGACAGGGTTGCTGGCACCACAGTTTATGAAGTATATTGAGAAGTCGAGAGAAGCGAAAGATATGCAGACTTTGGATACAGTTTACACTGTTATGCAGGGGGCATTGGCAGATGAAAAAGCTTATACAGATTTTGTTGCTCAGACATCAGGTGACAGCGGTAAACTGAAGGATATCGATAAGGGAATGAAGTTTGAATCGTTATTAGCAGATGCATCGGCGTGCGATTATACAAAGGAAATAAAAAATTTATTAGGAACTTCTTCTAATGTGAAGCTGACTTCTAAAAAAGCAGGGGCAAATGCAGTAGTTTGTGTGCAGGTCATATATAAACCAGCTGGAGATGCAGCTGATCTTGCTACTGCGGATACATTAGCAATAACTGTTTACGCTGGAGATAAGGATGCTAAGCCGATAAAGGGGCTTGACGTTGTTGGAGCACCATATACAACAACCCCTTAA
- a CDS encoding ATPase, T2SS/T4P/T4SS family, with translation MNVATNKRIRLGDLLVQKGLITEDQLMRALKEQRLRGTKLGETLISMGFVSELAMVKILCDQLHIEYVELRNMKLDESAVYTINETIAKKYNLIPIGFDKDNPNMLRVAMSDPMDFMAIDDIAIITNFKVIPVLSTSSQIAFQIDRYFGRQSVIAVADQYKKEQGRDETVRDAAKGEASLTDTSPIVVMVRSIIEQAVRQRASDIHFEPMREGIRIRFRIDGNLVEAMSYDLSIYTAIIARLKIISGMDISEKRKPQDGRTTLEIDHVEYDVRVSSLPTVYGEKIVMRLTNKENLTRDKKQLGLNDEDMRRFDQMLAHPHGIILVTGPTGSGKSTTLYTALSELNNETVNIVTVEDPVEANIDGVNQIQVNPKADMTFASALRSILRQDPDIIMIGEIRDPETAEIAVQASITGHLVASTLHTNSTSASIARLLNMGIEPYLIADALVGVVAQRLVRKLCRCKRGREATPEEKEKLGVDIDEPLTVYDPVGCQLCSQTGYFGRTAVYEMMPVTPELRWAITKMQPSSKIKEIAQQEGMVTLRGSAVRLVKEGVTSIDEMKKIASEED, from the coding sequence ATGAACGTGGCTACAAATAAAAGAATTCGCCTTGGAGATTTATTAGTTCAAAAAGGTCTTATTACAGAGGATCAACTGATGCGGGCGCTGAAGGAACAGCGGCTTCGCGGGACGAAACTGGGCGAGACGCTGATCAGTATGGGATTTGTCTCGGAGCTTGCCATGGTAAAGATACTCTGTGATCAGCTTCACATTGAATATGTGGAGCTGCGTAACATGAAACTGGATGAGTCCGCAGTCTATACAATCAACGAGACGATAGCGAAGAAATACAATCTGATACCCATCGGTTTTGACAAAGACAACCCCAATATGCTTCGCGTCGCCATGTCGGATCCCATGGATTTTATGGCGATCGACGACATTGCCATTATTACCAACTTTAAAGTGATTCCCGTTCTCAGTACCAGCAGCCAGATCGCATTTCAGATTGACCGGTATTTTGGCCGTCAGTCCGTCATCGCGGTCGCGGATCAGTATAAGAAGGAGCAGGGAAGGGACGAAACAGTCCGGGATGCGGCCAAAGGAGAGGCATCCCTGACCGACACATCCCCGATTGTAGTGATGGTGCGTTCCATCATTGAGCAGGCCGTGCGCCAGAGAGCCAGTGATATCCACTTTGAGCCGATGAGGGAAGGAATCAGGATCCGTTTCAGAATCGACGGAAACCTGGTGGAGGCCATGAGCTACGATCTTTCGATTTATACGGCCATCATTGCCAGGCTCAAGATCATATCTGGCATGGATATTTCAGAGAAGAGAAAACCACAGGACGGCAGAACCACGCTGGAGATTGACCACGTGGAGTACGATGTCCGCGTGTCCTCGCTCCCCACTGTTTACGGTGAGAAGATTGTAATGCGTCTTACCAACAAGGAGAACCTGACTAGGGATAAAAAGCAGCTTGGCTTAAACGACGAGGATATGAGGCGTTTTGACCAGATGCTGGCGCATCCGCACGGGATTATCCTTGTAACAGGGCCTACGGGAAGCGGTAAATCCACAACCCTGTATACGGCTCTCAGCGAGCTGAACAATGAGACCGTGAACATTGTCACGGTAGAAGACCCGGTCGAGGCCAACATCGACGGCGTCAACCAGATACAGGTAAACCCGAAGGCGGATATGACATTTGCGTCGGCGCTCCGCTCCATCCTCCGTCAGGATCCTGATATCATCATGATAGGAGAAATACGAGATCCCGAGACTGCGGAAATCGCGGTGCAGGCATCCATTACCGGCCATCTTGTGGCCAGTACTTTACATACCAACAGTACATCGGCCAGTATCGCCAGACTGTTGAATATGGGAATTGAACCGTACCTGATTGCGGACGCCCTGGTGGGTGTTGTGGCACAGCGTCTTGTGAGAAAACTCTGCCGTTGCAAGAGAGGCAGGGAAGCAACTCCGGAAGAGAAGGAGAAACTGGGAGTGGACATAGATGAACCGCTGACGGTTTACGATCCGGTGGGATGCCAGCTTTGCAGCCAGACCGGATATTTCGGCAGAACCGCCGTCTATGAGATGATGCCTGTCACACCGGAACTGAGGTGGGCGATCACCAAGATGCAGCCGTCGTCGAAGATAAAAGAGATTGCACAGCAGGAAGGAATGGTTACTCTGAGAGGAAGCGCGGTGCGCCTTGTAAAAGAGGGCGTCACCTCGATCGACGAGATGAAGAAGATTGCCAGCGAGGAGGACTAA
- a CDS encoding type IV pilus twitching motility protein PilT, whose product MDLTELLGEAKKLEASDLHITVGVPPQVRVNGALIAMEGYPRLMGNDTQALVESIMGERQKNIFEEKGEVDFSFGIPALGRFRVNAFRQRGTTAAAFRLVSTEVPSPESLGLPQSVIDLYQKNSGLVLVTGPTGSGKSTTLASIIQRINETRRNHIITLEDPIEYLYRHSKSLVNQREIGLDTRSYAAALRAALREDPDVILVGEMRDLETISTAITAAETGHLVFSTLHTIGAASTIDRIIDVFPADQKDQIRVQLSMVMEAVISQRLLPKADGSGRTGVFEVMHVNTAVRSLIRDGKTYQIPSIIQTNRKAGMITMDDALLEKYRAGIISRKMLVDYAVDPASMEKRLLY is encoded by the coding sequence ATGGATTTAACAGAACTTTTAGGCGAGGCGAAGAAACTGGAAGCCTCTGACCTTCACATAACGGTAGGAGTGCCTCCCCAGGTCCGTGTCAACGGCGCCCTGATTGCGATGGAGGGTTATCCCAGACTGATGGGGAACGACACACAGGCCCTTGTCGAGAGTATCATGGGGGAGAGGCAGAAGAATATATTTGAAGAAAAGGGGGAGGTGGATTTCTCCTTTGGAATCCCGGCACTCGGACGTTTCCGTGTCAATGCGTTCCGCCAGAGAGGCACCACGGCGGCCGCATTCCGTCTCGTGAGCACCGAGGTTCCGTCCCCGGAGTCACTGGGACTTCCGCAGTCCGTCATCGATCTGTACCAGAAAAACAGCGGGCTGGTTCTCGTAACAGGCCCCACGGGAAGCGGAAAATCCACGACCCTGGCCTCAATTATCCAGCGGATTAACGAGACCAGGAGAAACCACATTATTACATTGGAAGATCCGATCGAGTATCTGTACCGCCACAGTAAATCACTGGTGAACCAGAGGGAGATCGGACTGGATACAAGAAGTTATGCGGCGGCGCTGCGTGCGGCCCTCAGGGAGGATCCGGACGTAATCCTGGTAGGGGAGATGAGGGATCTGGAGACAATCAGCACGGCTATTACGGCCGCTGAGACGGGCCATCTCGTATTTTCCACCCTGCATACCATCGGCGCGGCATCGACGATAGACCGAATTATCGACGTGTTCCCAGCCGATCAGAAGGACCAGATCAGGGTGCAGCTCTCCATGGTTATGGAGGCCGTTATTTCCCAGAGGCTGCTGCCTAAAGCAGACGGAAGCGGCAGAACCGGTGTATTTGAAGTCATGCATGTGAATACGGCGGTCAGGAGCCTGATCCGGGATGGTAAGACGTATCAGATTCCAAGCATTATCCAGACAAACCGCAAGGCCGGCATGATCACGATGGACGACGCTCTCCTGGAAAAATACCGCGCCGGTATCATCAGCCGCAAGATGCTGGTCGATTACGCGGTGGATCCGGCGTCAATGGAAAAACGCCTGTTATACTAA
- the glpK gene encoding glycerol kinase GlpK: protein MAGYIMALDAGTTSNRCILFNEKGEICSSAQKEFRQYFPKPGWVEHDANEIWSTQLGVAVEAMSKIGAGASDIAAIGITNQRETTIVWDKNTGEPVYHAIVWQCRRTSEYCDSLKEKGLTESFRQKTGLVIDAYFSGTKLKWILDNVEGTRERAERGELLFGTVETWLIWKLTRGKVHVTDYSNASRTMLFNIRTLQWDDEILAELNIPKCMLPEVKPSSFVYGEADPQFFGGPIPIGGAAGDQQAALFGQTCFKPGEAKNTYGTGCFMLMNTGEQPVYSKNGLVTTIAWGIDGKVNYALEGSIFVAGAAIQWLRDEMRLIDSSADSEYMAGKVKDTNGCYVVPAFTGLGAPHWDQYARGTIVGITRGVNKYHIIRATLESLAYQTNDVLQAMKADSGIELSSLKVDGGASANNLLMQMQSDIIQAPVRRPRCVETTAMGAAYLAGLAVGYWESTEDVMRNWAIDCIFEPGIGKEERETRVRGWNKAVKCAYHWAKEE from the coding sequence ATGGCAGGCTATATAATGGCGCTGGATGCAGGGACAACCAGCAACAGATGTATTCTTTTTAACGAAAAAGGGGAGATATGCAGCTCGGCTCAGAAAGAGTTCCGGCAGTATTTTCCAAAACCGGGCTGGGTAGAGCACGATGCGAACGAAATCTGGTCTACACAGCTCGGCGTGGCGGTAGAGGCCATGTCAAAAATCGGGGCCGGGGCGTCTGACATCGCAGCCATCGGAATTACAAACCAGAGGGAGACGACGATCGTCTGGGATAAGAACACGGGAGAGCCGGTATATCACGCCATCGTATGGCAGTGCCGCAGGACCTCCGAATACTGTGATTCCCTGAAGGAAAAAGGACTGACGGAGAGTTTCCGCCAGAAGACGGGACTTGTCATCGACGCCTATTTTTCCGGAACCAAGCTCAAATGGATTCTGGACAACGTGGAGGGAACCAGGGAGAGGGCGGAGCGCGGAGAACTGCTCTTCGGCACCGTGGAGACCTGGCTGATCTGGAAACTCACACGCGGCAAAGTCCATGTGACCGATTATTCCAATGCGTCGAGAACCATGCTTTTCAATATCAGGACGCTTCAGTGGGATGATGAGATCCTGGCAGAACTGAATATTCCAAAGTGCATGCTTCCGGAGGTAAAACCGTCCAGTTTCGTTTACGGGGAGGCGGATCCCCAGTTCTTCGGCGGTCCAATCCCGATTGGGGGAGCCGCGGGAGATCAGCAGGCTGCCCTGTTCGGACAGACGTGTTTCAAACCGGGAGAGGCTAAAAATACATACGGAACGGGCTGTTTTATGCTGATGAATACCGGGGAACAGCCGGTTTATTCAAAGAACGGGCTTGTTACGACCATTGCCTGGGGAATTGACGGCAAGGTGAATTACGCCCTGGAGGGTTCCATTTTCGTGGCGGGCGCCGCGATCCAGTGGCTGCGCGACGAGATGAGGCTCATCGATTCCTCGGCCGACTCGGAGTATATGGCCGGCAAGGTGAAAGATACCAACGGCTGCTATGTGGTTCCGGCATTCACCGGTCTGGGCGCCCCTCACTGGGATCAGTATGCGCGGGGCACGATTGTAGGAATTACGCGCGGCGTCAACAAATATCATATTATCAGGGCGACGCTGGAATCCCTGGCTTACCAGACGAATGACGTCCTTCAGGCCATGAAGGCGGATTCCGGTATCGAGCTGTCCTCCCTTAAGGTGGACGGAGGCGCCAGCGCCAATAATCTGTTGATGCAGATGCAGTCCGACATCATTCAGGCTCCGGTCAGACGTCCCCGGTGCGTGGAGACAACGGCCATGGGAGCCGCCTATCTGGCGGGGCTGGCGGTAGGCTACTGGGAGAGCACGGAAGATGTCATGAGAAACTGGGCCATCGACTGCATTTTCGAACCGGGAATTGGCAAAGAGGAGCGGGAAACCAGGGTCCGCGGCTGGAATAAGGCGGTAAAATGTGCCTATCACTGGGCAAAGGAAGAGTGA
- the pilM gene encoding pilus assembly protein PilM, with amino-acid sequence MGKLLSIVLNDNHIRIAELSEGRRGVTVYRLLTKEVPESLVSGGIIVDVRGFGEYLNSTLKYANIKTKKVVFSLPSDRIMSREVVLPEMNEEKLKTALRVNAPEYFPVELTDYVLSYFTISRVVEEETESEEEDGEEPEKKKPKKKKKRTGKKKKSKLRLMVVAAPNDMVQSYYDAAKLAHLKLISLDYIGNSVFQLTSNQIGDEPCLVIQLDEEHTVLTIYNDTVMVLQRHVDFGSITLLQAVMEKKNCSEEDAQEILERRQLIHNNFDDGDELTDNLYYLVSNIKRVIEYYTGRNVDQPLELIYIIGDGSHIGGLDGLFENQLHLPVEMITALKQVTVRESSGISMKEVLRYMDNIGAVIDPVGMIPKQLEQDIRRKVEAKAYRIMILLALFLSVVIITIPAVDFFSEAMETIDLQNRLLTVEDVKPILENYKQAQSRYSDVGQIQAMVRTDNESLSDFITIFEQLRPSNISIQSFSCSEGQVSFSALAEGKKTVARLIQQLNMIANVSEVKVSALSSVFEGDKETVAFSLTCILVNQDSLLNPGTRAEALGNLMPEEYSDIWDPEGVMDGDKTENGDTEGDGGETIGAGEKNTSGADTPIDGQERLAREDGAAAGEAAVPEAAPALKQGNTAASAGEQINTASVQPQAQAVTPTEAPVQPQTPLVQPQTPPVQPQTPPIQPQTPPVQPQMPPAEAETAVMTANAGIMPAAEAAAQPAPEAEVSIPDGAVLNTTPEAAVPAADPAPVPEGAAAADGNESGGTAS; translated from the coding sequence ATGGGTAAGCTGTTATCGATTGTATTGAATGACAACCATATAAGAATTGCGGAATTGTCTGAAGGCAGGCGCGGTGTAACGGTTTACAGGCTTCTGACAAAGGAAGTGCCGGAAAGTCTGGTGTCGGGTGGAATCATAGTGGATGTCCGGGGTTTTGGAGAGTACCTGAACAGTACGCTGAAATATGCCAATATTAAGACAAAGAAAGTGGTGTTCTCTCTTCCCTCTGATCGTATCATGAGCAGAGAAGTAGTTCTGCCTGAAATGAACGAAGAGAAACTGAAGACTGCCTTAAGGGTCAACGCACCGGAGTATTTCCCGGTGGAACTGACGGATTATGTCCTGTCTTATTTTACAATCTCCAGAGTAGTGGAAGAGGAGACGGAATCCGAGGAGGAAGACGGAGAAGAACCAGAGAAAAAGAAACCGAAAAAGAAGAAAAAGCGGACCGGAAAAAAGAAAAAGTCCAAACTCCGCCTGATGGTTGTGGCCGCGCCGAACGATATGGTGCAGTCTTATTACGATGCGGCGAAACTGGCACATCTGAAACTGATATCACTTGATTATATCGGCAACAGCGTATTCCAGCTCACCTCCAACCAGATTGGCGATGAACCGTGTCTCGTCATCCAGCTTGACGAAGAACACACCGTTCTTACGATCTATAACGATACGGTTATGGTCCTTCAGCGCCATGTGGATTTTGGAAGTATTACCCTTCTACAGGCGGTGATGGAAAAGAAAAACTGCAGCGAAGAGGATGCGCAGGAGATTCTGGAACGCAGACAGCTTATACATAATAACTTTGACGACGGCGATGAACTGACCGACAATCTTTATTATCTGGTCAGCAACATAAAGAGAGTCATTGAATACTATACGGGGCGCAATGTGGATCAGCCGCTGGAGCTTATCTACATCATCGGCGACGGCTCCCATATCGGAGGGCTGGACGGCCTCTTTGAGAACCAGCTTCATCTGCCCGTGGAAATGATTACGGCATTAAAGCAGGTAACGGTGAGGGAAAGTTCCGGGATTTCCATGAAAGAAGTCCTGAGATACATGGATAACATTGGTGCAGTGATCGATCCGGTGGGCATGATTCCCAAACAGCTTGAACAGGATATCAGGAGAAAGGTGGAGGCAAAGGCCTACCGCATCATGATTCTTCTGGCGCTGTTTTTATCTGTGGTGATTATTACAATACCGGCTGTCGATTTCTTTAGTGAGGCAATGGAAACCATCGATTTGCAGAACCGGCTGCTGACCGTGGAGGATGTAAAACCAATCCTGGAAAACTATAAACAGGCGCAGTCACGCTATAGCGATGTCGGACAGATTCAGGCGATGGTAAGAACGGATAACGAGAGCCTTTCCGATTTTATTACCATATTTGAACAGCTTCGGCCGAGCAATATATCCATTCAGAGTTTTAGCTGCAGTGAGGGACAGGTGAGCTTTTCCGCATTGGCGGAGGGAAAGAAGACAGTGGCCAGGCTGATCCAGCAGCTTAATATGATTGCCAATGTATCCGAGGTAAAAGTCAGCGCACTTTCCAGTGTATTTGAGGGAGATAAGGAGACCGTTGCCTTCTCCCTGACTTGTATTCTGGTGAACCAGGATTCCCTGCTGAATCCGGGAACCAGGGCGGAAGCGCTGGGAAATTTGATGCCGGAGGAATACAGCGATATCTGGGATCCCGAAGGCGTCATGGACGGAGATAAAACGGAAAATGGAGATACGGAAGGTGACGGCGGTGAAACCATCGGAGCGGGGGAGAAAAACACTTCAGGCGCCGATACGCCAATTGACGGGCAGGAACGTTTGGCCCGTGAAGACGGAGCCGCTGCCGGGGAAGCAGCCGTACCGGAGGCCGCGCCCGCTTTGAAACAGGGAAATACTGCTGCTTCTGCGGGGGAGCAGATTAATACGGCATCAGTCCAGCCGCAGGCGCAGGCCGTGACGCCGACAGAAGCTCCGGTACAGCCGCAGACGCCTCTGGTACAGCCGCAGACGCCTCCGGTACAGCCGCAGACGCCTCCGATACAGCCGCAGACGCCTCCGGTACAGCCTCAGATGCCTCCGGCAGAGGCGGAAACGGCCGTGATGACGGCAAATGCAGGAATCATGCCTGCGGCGGAAGCTGCCGCACAGCCGGCTCCCGAAGCAGAGGTCAGCATCCCGGACGGGGCGGTTTTAAATACAACTCCGGAAGCAGCTGTTCCGGCGGCAGATCCCGCACCTGTCCCGGAAGGTGCAGCCGCTGCGGATGGAAATGAAAGCGGGGGGACGGCATCATGA